Proteins encoded by one window of Ignavibacteriota bacterium:
- a CDS encoding PQQ-dependent sugar dehydrogenase, whose translation MINAFPNLTFENPVDIQTPEDETDRIFIVSQKGKIFVFPNDMNVNSADLFLDISEKVLFGGEQGLLGLTFHPDFKSNGKFFVDYVADNPRRTVVSSFTVSKDLNTAIPESEEIILEVEQPFSNHNGGQIAFGPDGYLYISLGDGGSGGDPGNRAQDLKSYLGKILRIDVNKNENGKLYGIPFDNTFKGNTQGYLEEIYAYGLRNVWRFSFDGKHNLWAADVGQNAWEEINIIQKGGNYGWRIMEGYHCYNPSSDCDTTGLILPIWEYGHNESGGYSITGGYVYERNDIIELTSKYIYADFVSGNIWSYDLSSTQNKLITKINGQISTFGTDGNQNLFFADYQNGTIHKFVGENVSSIENEINPEFVLYQNYPNPFNPTTTIKYSIHSVNEYNSNFVQLIIFDVLGRKVKTLVNKIQNPGNYEINLDASLLQSGIYFYKLTVGSFSKSNKMLLLN comes from the coding sequence ATTATTAATGCATTCCCAAATTTAACTTTTGAAAATCCAGTAGATATTCAAACACCCGAAGATGAAACCGATAGAATTTTTATTGTATCTCAAAAAGGTAAGATTTTTGTTTTTCCAAATGACATGAATGTCAATTCAGCGGATTTATTCTTAGATATTTCAGAAAAAGTTCTTTTCGGCGGTGAACAAGGTTTGCTTGGTTTAACTTTTCATCCGGATTTTAAATCAAATGGAAAGTTCTTTGTGGATTATGTTGCGGATAATCCGAGAAGAACTGTTGTTTCATCATTTACCGTTTCTAAAGATTTAAATACGGCAATTCCTGAAAGCGAAGAAATCATTTTGGAAGTTGAACAGCCGTTCTCTAATCATAACGGCGGACAAATTGCATTTGGTCCCGATGGATATCTTTATATCAGTCTAGGTGACGGCGGGTCAGGCGGCGATCCAGGAAACAGAGCACAAGATTTAAAATCATATTTAGGAAAAATTTTGAGGATTGATGTAAACAAAAACGAAAACGGAAAATTATACGGAATTCCATTTGATAATACATTTAAAGGAAACACACAAGGATACTTGGAAGAAATTTATGCTTACGGATTAAGAAATGTTTGGCGTTTTAGTTTTGATGGCAAACATAATCTTTGGGCAGCTGATGTTGGTCAAAACGCTTGGGAAGAAATTAATATTATTCAAAAAGGCGGAAATTACGGATGGAGAATCATGGAAGGATATCACTGTTATAACCCAAGCAGCGATTGCGACACAACAGGGTTAATACTTCCAATTTGGGAATATGGTCATAATGAATCTGGCGGATATTCTATTACCGGAGGATATGTGTATGAACGAAATGATATTATAGAATTAACAAGTAAATATATTTATGCCGATTTTGTAAGCGGCAATATTTGGTCATATGATTTATCTTCCACACAAAATAAATTAATAACTAAAATAAACGGACAAATATCAACATTTGGAACTGACGGTAATCAAAATCTTTTTTTTGCCGATTACCAAAATGGAACTATTCATAAATTCGTCGGTGAAAATGTCAGCTCAATTGAAAATGAAATCAATCCGGAGTTTGTTCTTTATCAAAATTATCCAAATCCTTTCAATCCGACAACCACTATTAAATATTCAATTCACTCCGTTAATGAATATAATTCCAATTTTGTTCAATTAATTATTTTTGATGTTTTGGGAAGAAAAGTTAAAACGTTGGTTAATAAAATTCAAAATCCCGGAAATTATGAAATCAATTTAGACGCGTCATTATTACAATCGGGAATTTACTTTTATAAATTAACTGTCGGCAGTTTTTCTAAGTCAAATAAAATGCTTTTGCTGAATTAA
- a CDS encoding EVE domain-containing protein, with protein sequence MAKKYWLVKSERSEFSIDDLAKSKNKTTYWDGVRNYQARNFLRDEMKKGELVLFYHSNSEPNEIAGICEIVKEGYPDFTAFDPKDKHFDPKSKKENPAWIMVDIKLLKKFNKPVSLSDLKNNTKLSKMRLLQRGNRLSVMPVEETEFNEILKMAEISL encoded by the coding sequence ATGGCAAAAAAATACTGGCTTGTTAAATCGGAGCGTTCGGAATTTTCAATTGATGATTTGGCAAAAAGTAAAAACAAAACTACTTATTGGGATGGAGTGAGAAATTATCAAGCGAGAAATTTTTTGCGTGATGAAATGAAAAAAGGCGAACTCGTTTTATTTTATCACAGCAATTCAGAGCCGAATGAAATTGCTGGAATTTGCGAAATTGTAAAAGAAGGTTATCCTGATTTTACCGCATTTGACCCAAAAGATAAACACTTTGATCCGAAAAGTAAAAAGGAAAATCCGGCTTGGATAATGGTTGATATTAAATTGCTGAAAAAATTCAATAAACCTGTTTCGCTTTCTGATTTGAAGAATAATACGAAATTAAGTAAAATGAGACTTCTGCAGAGAGGCAACAGGCTTTCTGTAATGCCGGTTGAAGAAACTGAATTTAATGAAATATTAAAAATGGCTGAAATTTCCCTTTAA
- a CDS encoding prolyl oligopeptidase family serine peptidase, translated as MIIERKIIEFTQNQTKILKTGFGRSSIDDTVLEKIVYISDGLKVKGFAAYPKIITDKSPCIIWCRGGYGNAGILDNFYAKGILGQIASWGYLVLESQYRGNDGGEGKDEFGGKDLNDILNLIPLAKEFEFANTDIWGIEGWSRGGLMTYLTLTKNHDFKAAVSVAGISEVECSMTESNFMKKLISSHQEIIDENFCRSRTILNNLDNFSRETPILLLHGLKDERVPVHHSVDLSKELLKLNIEHRLILLENGDHFLKSHKPEVDEFRKNWFKKYLKNGAK; from the coding sequence ATGATAATTGAAAGAAAAATAATTGAGTTTACTCAAAATCAAACTAAAATTTTAAAAACCGGATTTGGCAGGTCATCGATTGATGATACTGTACTTGAAAAAATAGTTTATATTTCGGACGGATTAAAAGTTAAAGGATTTGCCGCATATCCCAAAATAATTACCGATAAATCACCTTGCATTATTTGGTGTCGAGGCGGCTATGGAAACGCGGGAATTTTAGATAATTTTTACGCCAAAGGAATTCTTGGACAGATAGCAAGCTGGGGCTATTTGGTTTTGGAAAGCCAATACAGAGGAAACGACGGCGGTGAAGGCAAAGATGAATTCGGCGGAAAAGATTTAAATGACATTTTAAATTTAATTCCTCTTGCGAAAGAATTTGAATTTGCTAATACCGATATTTGGGGAATTGAAGGTTGGAGTCGCGGCGGATTAATGACATATTTAACATTAACGAAAAACCATGATTTCAAAGCGGCTGTTTCCGTTGCCGGAATTTCAGAAGTCGAATGCAGTATGACAGAAAGTAATTTTATGAAAAAGTTAATTAGTTCTCATCAAGAAATAATTGATGAAAATTTTTGCAGATCGAGAACGATTTTAAATAATTTGGATAATTTCAGTAGAGAAACACCTATTCTATTATTGCATGGATTAAAGGATGAAAGAGTTCCGGTCCATCATTCTGTTGATCTTTCAAAAGAATTACTTAAGTTAAATATTGAGCATAGACTAATTCTTTTAGAAAATGGCGATCATTTTCTAAAATCACATAAACCGGAAGTAGATGAGTTTAGAAAAAATTGGTTTAAAAAATATTTAAAGAATGGAGCAAAATAA
- a CDS encoding DUF192 domain-containing protein: protein MTKQQKNNSLNSKSNVYKILVVVIIIAFIILLLSNLLKPKAHINPSHAANNEETYKFKKEGELTFQKKDGNFVSTIDVEFAENEIERATGLMFRKEMNENQGMLFIFPTEEFQSFYMKNTILPLDIIYVNKNLEIVTIFNHTTPFSLESLPSTGPAQYVVEVNAEYTKKHNIVVGDKVLFRKVN from the coding sequence ATGACAAAACAGCAAAAAAATAATTCTCTAAATTCAAAAAGTAATGTCTATAAAATTCTTGTTGTAGTTATTATCATTGCATTCATTATTTTACTTCTTTCAAATTTGTTAAAACCAAAAGCACATATTAATCCTTCGCATGCGGCAAACAACGAAGAAACTTATAAATTTAAAAAAGAAGGCGAACTGACTTTTCAGAAAAAAGACGGAAATTTTGTTTCTACAATTGATGTAGAATTTGCAGAAAACGAAATTGAAAGAGCTACCGGATTAATGTTTAGGAAAGAAATGAATGAAAACCAGGGAATGTTGTTTATTTTTCCAACTGAGGAATTTCAATCATTTTATATGAAAAACACTATTCTTCCTTTGGATATAATTTACGTTAATAAAAATTTGGAAATAGTAACAATATTTAACCATACGACGCCGTTTTCATTGGAATCTCTGCCATCTACCGGACCGGCTCAATATGTTGTTGAAGTTAACGCCGAATATACAAAAAAACATAATATTGTTGTGGGCGATAAAGTCTTATTTAGAAAAGTCAATTAA
- a CDS encoding PD-(D/E)XK nuclease family protein, which produces MILSKNKNFTLSIDQILESEFPLVEIENLLILVPTNRRLRELKKSIISKFTNSPVTKINIETFTTINSKILKQLKPFVILSEAASSVLIKETSDELELKYFAAYSNGIPFGTLDKIKNVISEYKRHGISPEKLLSESEKLEGSEKLKASDIALIYSSYSEKCRKLSAYEIGDIYSDVISISYSQFDHAFSGLFPNVNSIIIDGFDEFTNLEIEIIEKLNQVVKSNMAISFDYAIENENLFSHLSQIYIRLTQLGFNEFKQNIIEKDFKFREKLKNGLFTKIDSKNFEFKDKIIRINAKNRNDEIETTAKIIKELIIEKKVLPENICVVFNIVGNYSSKVRDIFKKYGIPLNLTDRISLKSSPPVIASISLLELIEGDYHYNDLFRILTNGFIKIENVDLNNLISIANELKITLGKSNWEQVISDAKKLLKYDERISIKDQDSILQNYNKALMDIKRIDSALIPLKKKNTIDEFLQNFSKVLLNLKLPCTVLDDGNGQEEEHIKALTVLLKTLNEVLLLVKRENENDKKYPLSFYTEQIRSICNWARFNVKEKSDYGVLVTSLNEIRGLNFDYLFLGGLCDGDFPTKYSPEIFFSGSFRKQEEIHQTEEKYHFYQTLCSWKEQLYLSVPKYDKDSELVESTFMTDLENVFETTEYYNAEINKIFSKEELLIEFGQNENNEILLNEISKAGIDSNSILKKNKIRELRTKNYLYEDNYNGFINSKSENITKFLDEISQREFSISQLETFAKCPFKYFAERVLKIKPIEEPTEEIEPLELGNILHSILYDFYKKVIDENIPLNYEGSDEFNYLKKIIFEIAENKITALNLNSPLAFFEKEKIFGIEGKKELSILYKFLISETEDASSFTPKFFENSFGNVASRKNNFNKNVEIGDVKLRGTIDRIDVDVNEAQFNIIDYKLKGKRPTVQELFDGLSLQLPVYLIAGKQILTESENIDYNANDMIIYSLNFKDEKFGKFPINLKGRGKMSLEEKKLLNEELLNSTKDKVLQYHEKIKRGNFHLSQLENREEKVCNYCDFNSFCRVKEVFESA; this is translated from the coding sequence ATGATATTATCAAAGAATAAAAATTTTACATTATCAATCGATCAAATCTTAGAATCTGAATTTCCGTTGGTTGAAATTGAAAATCTATTAATTCTTGTTCCGACCAACCGAAGATTAAGAGAATTAAAGAAAAGTATAATCAGCAAATTTACAAATTCACCCGTTACAAAAATTAATATTGAAACATTCACTACAATTAATTCCAAAATTTTAAAGCAACTTAAACCCTTTGTAATATTGAGTGAAGCCGCTTCCTCGGTTCTAATAAAAGAAACTTCTGATGAATTAGAGCTGAAATATTTTGCCGCATATTCAAATGGAATTCCGTTCGGCACATTGGATAAAATTAAAAATGTGATTTCGGAATATAAGCGACATGGAATTTCTCCCGAAAAATTATTAAGTGAATCGGAAAAATTGGAAGGAAGTGAAAAACTAAAGGCATCGGATATAGCTTTAATTTACAGTTCTTATTCTGAAAAATGCAGAAAGTTATCTGCGTACGAAATAGGAGATATATACAGCGACGTTATTTCTATTTCATATAGTCAATTTGATCATGCATTCAGCGGACTTTTCCCAAATGTAAACTCTATTATAATAGATGGTTTTGATGAGTTTACAAATTTGGAAATTGAAATAATTGAAAAGTTGAACCAAGTTGTAAAATCTAATATGGCTATTTCATTTGATTATGCAATAGAAAATGAAAATTTATTCAGTCATTTAAGTCAAATTTATATCAGACTTACTCAGCTTGGCTTTAATGAATTTAAACAAAATATTATTGAAAAGGATTTCAAATTTAGAGAAAAACTCAAGAATGGTTTATTTACAAAAATTGATTCGAAAAATTTTGAATTTAAAGACAAGATTATAAGAATAAACGCAAAAAACAGAAACGATGAAATTGAAACAACGGCAAAGATTATCAAGGAATTGATAATTGAAAAAAAAGTTCTGCCGGAAAATATTTGCGTAGTCTTTAACATAGTTGGTAATTATTCAAGCAAAGTAAGAGATATTTTTAAAAAGTACGGAATTCCGCTAAATCTAACCGATAGAATTTCACTCAAATCTTCTCCGCCTGTAATTGCATCAATTAGCTTATTGGAATTGATAGAAGGGGATTATCATTATAACGATCTTTTTAGAATTTTGACAAATGGATTTATAAAAATCGAAAATGTTGATTTGAACAATTTAATCTCAATCGCAAATGAGCTGAAGATAACCTTGGGAAAAAGTAATTGGGAACAGGTTATTTCAGACGCAAAGAAATTACTTAAATACGACGAAAGAATTTCGATTAAAGATCAAGACTCAATTTTGCAAAATTATAATAAAGCTTTAATGGATATAAAAAGAATAGATTCTGCTTTAATTCCCTTAAAGAAAAAAAATACAATTGATGAATTTTTACAGAATTTCTCAAAAGTACTTTTGAATTTAAAATTACCTTGCACGGTTTTGGATGATGGAAACGGGCAAGAAGAAGAACATATTAAAGCTTTAACGGTTTTACTAAAAACTTTGAATGAAGTTCTCTTATTGGTTAAAAGAGAAAATGAAAATGACAAAAAATATCCGCTGAGTTTTTACACCGAACAAATTAGAAGTATTTGCAATTGGGCGAGATTTAATGTAAAGGAAAAATCTGATTACGGAGTTCTCGTAACTTCGTTAAATGAAATTCGAGGTTTGAATTTTGATTATCTTTTTTTAGGCGGCTTATGCGATGGTGATTTCCCGACAAAATATTCGCCGGAAATATTTTTTTCGGGTTCATTCCGCAAGCAGGAAGAAATTCATCAAACTGAGGAAAAATATCATTTTTATCAAACATTATGCTCTTGGAAAGAGCAGCTTTATCTTTCAGTACCAAAGTACGATAAAGATTCAGAACTTGTTGAATCTACTTTTATGACTGATCTTGAAAATGTATTTGAAACAACAGAATACTATAATGCGGAAATAAATAAAATATTTTCCAAAGAAGAGTTGTTAATAGAATTCGGTCAAAATGAAAATAATGAAATATTACTGAATGAAATTTCAAAAGCAGGTATTGATTCCAATAGCATTTTAAAGAAAAATAAAATTAGAGAACTAAGAACGAAAAATTATCTTTATGAAGATAATTACAACGGGTTTATAAATTCAAAAAGTGAAAATATCACAAAATTTTTAGATGAAATTTCTCAGCGAGAATTTTCCATATCTCAATTAGAAACTTTTGCAAAGTGTCCTTTTAAATATTTTGCGGAACGCGTCTTAAAAATTAAACCTATTGAAGAACCAACTGAAGAAATTGAACCTTTGGAATTGGGTAATATTCTACATTCAATTTTATATGATTTCTATAAAAAAGTTATTGATGAGAATATTCCGCTAAACTATGAAGGCTCTGACGAATTTAATTATTTGAAAAAAATAATTTTTGAAATAGCGGAAAATAAAATAACTGCATTGAACCTTAATTCACCATTGGCTTTTTTTGAAAAAGAAAAAATTTTCGGCATCGAAGGAAAAAAAGAGTTATCTATTTTATACAAATTTTTGATATCCGAAACAGAAGATGCGTCAAGTTTTACTCCAAAATTTTTTGAAAATAGTTTTGGGAATGTTGCCAGTAGAAAAAACAATTTTAACAAAAATGTAGAAATAGGAGATGTTAAATTAAGAGGAACAATTGATAGAATTGACGTTGATGTAAACGAAGCTCAGTTTAATATTATTGATTATAAACTAAAAGGTAAGAGACCAACAGTACAAGAATTATTTGACGGTTTATCTCTTCAGCTTCCCGTTTATTTAATTGCCGGAAAACAAATTTTAACGGAAAGCGAAAACATTGATTATAACGCAAATGATATGATCATTTATTCATTGAACTTTAAGGATGAAAAATTCGGCAAATTTCCTATCAATTTGAAAGGAAGAGGAAAGATGTCATTAGAAGAAAAAAAATTATTGAATGAAGAACTTTTAAATTCTACCAAAGATAAGGTCTTGCAATATCACGAAAAAATAAAAAGAGGAAATTTTCATTTATCACAACTCGAAAATCGCGAAGAGAAGGTATGTAATTATTGCGATTTTAATTCTTTTTGCAGAGTTAAGGAAGTGTTTGAGTCGGCTTAA
- the greA gene encoding transcription elongation factor GreA: MANFVYLSQEKLHELEKDLKDLKTNGRKNMAQRIAEARSYGDLSENAEYDAAKEAQGHLELKISKLEEMLAKAKVIDTSKLPDDEVHILSTVEVQNLNNKKSYKYTLVSEEEADLQNGKIALTSPVGSALMGAKKGQIVEAKVPAGVIKFEILKIE; the protein is encoded by the coding sequence TTGGCAAACTTTGTTTATTTAAGTCAAGAAAAATTACATGAATTGGAAAAAGATTTAAAAGATCTAAAAACCAATGGAAGAAAAAATATGGCTCAAAGAATTGCCGAAGCTAGATCTTACGGTGATTTATCTGAAAATGCCGAATACGATGCGGCTAAAGAAGCGCAGGGACATTTGGAGCTTAAAATAAGTAAGTTGGAAGAAATGCTTGCAAAAGCAAAAGTAATTGATACATCTAAATTGCCTGATGATGAAGTTCATATTCTTTCAACAGTTGAAGTACAGAACTTGAATAATAAGAAAAGTTATAAATATACATTGGTTTCTGAAGAAGAAGCGGATTTGCAGAACGGTAAAATTGCGTTAACTTCTCCGGTTGGTAGCGCCTTAATGGGCGCAAAAAAAGGTCAAATTGTTGAAGCTAAAGTGCCTGCAGGAGTTATTAAATTTGAAATCCTTAAAATTGAATAA
- the tilS gene encoding tRNA lysidine(34) synthetase TilS — translation MKKHQKTIEQDVINFINRHQLLNGAKKILIGLSGGGDSVFALYFLNKFKQKYQIEISAVHVNHNLRGAEAKRDEDFCRKLCLNWQINFFCESANVKQFAKKKKLSIEEAARIIRYEKFDEVLKKNNSDFIVTAHNIDDNLESVLLNFVSGTGIEGLSGISVKREYIIRPFLCISKSEILEYLKNKNIDFVIDSTNFDSSYRRNYIRNEISPMLKKINPSLNETVLNSSEVLRNQNISLNFFIEKVYSEIFSRHKNEFIIELTKLEKYPKEIFGEILKLIFEKELKLEFNFNDFLQFEKLIGAQTGKKLEFNKKFTALKENGKILIKRKIKSKNDLIYLKLDSKTKVNGKSLIIEKIDYIPNISEKSKYEEIISGDCIKDELILRKWQIGDKIKLLGMRGTKKISDVLTDLKIPGSEKEKTMVLINNNEVVCLLGHRISENYKITEKTKCAIKICLK, via the coding sequence TTGAAAAAGCATCAAAAAACAATTGAACAGGATGTTATAAATTTTATAAATAGACATCAATTGCTAAATGGTGCAAAAAAAATATTGATTGGATTAAGCGGCGGCGGCGATTCGGTATTTGCCCTTTATTTTCTTAATAAGTTTAAGCAAAAATATCAGATTGAAATTTCAGCCGTTCATGTAAATCATAATTTACGCGGAGCTGAAGCAAAAAGAGATGAAGATTTTTGCAGAAAACTATGTTTGAATTGGCAAATAAATTTTTTCTGTGAAAGCGCAAATGTTAAACAGTTTGCGAAAAAGAAAAAGTTATCAATTGAAGAAGCCGCGCGAATTATACGTTATGAAAAATTTGATGAAGTTTTAAAAAAAAATAATTCTGATTTTATTGTAACGGCTCATAATATTGATGATAATTTAGAAAGCGTTCTTTTAAATTTTGTTAGCGGAACCGGAATTGAAGGTTTAAGCGGAATTTCTGTTAAACGAGAATACATTATTCGTCCGTTTTTATGTATTTCAAAATCTGAAATTTTAGAGTATCTAAAAAATAAGAATATTGATTTTGTTATTGATTCAACGAATTTTGATTCATCGTACAGAAGAAATTATATAAGAAATGAGATTTCTCCAATGCTGAAAAAGATTAATCCGTCTTTGAACGAAACCGTATTGAATTCGTCTGAAGTATTGAGAAATCAAAATATATCTTTAAATTTTTTCATCGAAAAGGTGTATAGTGAAATTTTTTCGAGGCATAAAAATGAATTTATTATTGAATTAACTAAACTCGAAAAATATCCGAAAGAAATTTTTGGTGAAATTTTAAAACTGATATTTGAAAAAGAACTTAAACTTGAATTTAACTTTAACGATTTTTTACAGTTTGAAAAACTAATTGGTGCTCAAACCGGGAAAAAATTAGAGTTTAATAAAAAATTTACTGCATTAAAAGAAAACGGTAAAATTTTAATTAAAAGAAAAATTAAGTCGAAAAATGATTTAATTTATTTGAAATTAGATTCCAAAACCAAGGTAAATGGAAAAAGTTTAATAATTGAAAAAATAGATTATATTCCAAATATATCTGAAAAATCAAAATATGAAGAAATAATTTCCGGCGATTGCATTAAAGATGAACTCATTTTAAGGAAATGGCAAATCGGAGATAAAATCAAACTTTTAGGAATGAGAGGAACAAAAAAAATCTCTGATGTTTTAACTGATTTAAAAATTCCAGGTTCAGAAAAAGAAAAAACGATGGTTCTGATAAACAATAATGAAGTTGTTTGTTTATTGGGACATCGAATAAGTGAAAATTATAAAATTACAGAAAAAACAAAATGTGCGATAAAAATATGTCTAAAATAG
- the hpt gene encoding hypoxanthine phosphoribosyltransferase encodes MSKIVENEKGEIWVGSEKFVTLISEEKIQNRIKELGEQISKEYQGKLPILIGVLNGSFIFLSDLVKKIDIHIEIDFFKLSSYGDAKISSGEVKLIKELNADINERHILIVEDIVDTGLSIQFIKNILKNYKPASVKIVSLLVKPESLKNKMKIDYIGFEIPNKFVIGYGLDYAQKYRNLNSIFALSE; translated from the coding sequence ATGTCTAAAATAGTTGAAAATGAAAAAGGTGAAATTTGGGTTGGCAGCGAGAAATTCGTTACATTAATATCCGAAGAAAAGATCCAAAATAGAATTAAAGAATTAGGCGAGCAAATTTCAAAGGAATACCAGGGAAAGCTTCCTATTTTAATTGGTGTTTTGAATGGTTCTTTTATTTTTTTATCTGATCTTGTAAAAAAAATTGATATTCATATTGAAATCGACTTCTTTAAACTTTCCAGTTACGGAGATGCTAAGATAAGCAGCGGAGAAGTTAAATTAATTAAAGAATTAAACGCAGATATAAATGAAAGACATATATTAATTGTAGAAGATATTGTTGATACCGGACTTTCTATCCAATTTATTAAAAATATTTTGAAAAACTATAAACCTGCAAGCGTAAAAATTGTAAGTCTTTTAGTGAAACCGGAAAGCTTAAAAAATAAAATGAAAATTGATTATATTGGATTTGAAATTCCAAATAAATTTGTTATTGGATACGGATTGGATTATGCACAAAAATATAGAAATTTGAATTCAATCTTTGCGCTAAGTGAATGA